DNA sequence from the Penaeus monodon isolate SGIC_2016 unplaced genomic scaffold, NSTDA_Pmon_1 PmonScaffold_15009, whole genome shotgun sequence genome:
acaccccccacacacacatatatatattaaatataaaattattttaattatataattatatattatatattaatatatatattatcttttattaagttattatgtatttgttctttattatataattattatatatatttttatattatataatatttgtatatatatatacttttatataaaactacatgtattattgtatatatatctataaatttatatatgtatagatttaattctatatctatctatctatctatctatcttctatctacttatcttctatctatcttctatctatctatatattataatattataattggggtgtgttatattaatatatttaatatatattatattatattatatatatgtatataatatagattacaccaccccacacaccacaccacacacaccacacacacacacacacacatatatataaatatatatattatatttatttattttttttttttacatttacatgtgtgggttttgggttgtgttttgtgtggtgtgtgtggacaccacacacacacacaaacaccacccacacatacacacaccacccccacacaacacaacaaaccccccacaccccccacacccaccacccccccaccccccccacccccccacccccaccccacaacacaacccaccccacacaccacacacacaccacacacacacaccaccacacacacacaacaacagaccccccacacaccaccacacaccccccaaaaaccacacccacacacaccaaaaacaccccacctccaccaccccacttatattaaaatatatacatatatatatatataaattttatattatttattattatttaaaatatattgttatatattattatatattatatattatttatattaatatattttaatatatacaccaacatatatgttatcatatatataaaaaatatatataatatatatattatatatatatatatatatatatatatatattttatttatattatatatacacaccaatgtatgcatatatattatatatatatatattatatattataataattatatatatattatattattttgttgtgttttgtgtgtgtggtggggtttgtgtgttttgtgtggatgcattatatatatatatttaaaaaatatatatatttaatatatatttatatatatatattttaatattatttatttatatatattatatatttattaatttattatatacatatacatttttatataatattatatatatttttataataaattattattattttatattttatattacattaaatttttcatatttattatatatttattatatatgtgtgtggtgttggtgtggtgtgtgtgtgtgtgtggtgttggtgtgggtgtgtgtgtgtgtgtgtgttgtgtgtgtgtgttggtggtgtgtgtgtgtgtgttgtggttggtattatatatttatatatataattttatatatatatatatatatatatctatatatattatatatatagatatagatatatagatatatagatatatataatctgataaaCATATGCAACTTTGTAAGAGTTTTTAAGGTCTTGTTTCTTGATACTGCtaaatatgtgtacatgtttCTTTCTTAGAGTTTGATAATTGTCATGCATTCTTTTCTACATCGTAGATGATATATCTTGTGGACTGGAAAACGCAGcttaaaaagtgaaagaaacggCTAAATTAAGCTCAAATTGCGTCTCTGGGCGTGGCCACGAGGGATGGCCGTGAGATCGTATATAAAAGCGACAGAATTCTAGTCTCCATGTGCAGAAATCATCATGGACACCAAGGTGAGCGATACTGCAGAACTTGGGCACTTACACTGAGCTTTGTTTCTGTGTCGTGAAAACGTGGATTTCTTTAGCTGAACAAAAAGTGTTGATGATTACAGGAAAGATTGTTTCCAACAGGTAACAATTGTATATCTAGTGATGGTGAGCGTCACCTTGGGTTACGAGTACCCGGCCCCAGCGGTGCAGCTCTCCTACGACGACTATAAGGCGCAAGAACCCTCTTATTCTGTGCCCGACGAAACTTACGAGGCTCCACACCCAAGCTACTCTCCGTATGCGCAAGTCTACAAGGCACCGGAGCCTGCTTACTCTGTTCCCGTCCCGGCCTATGAGGGTCCAGATCCTACCTactctgcccctgcccctgcttaTAAGGCCCCTGAACCTACTTactctgccccctcccctgctTTAAGGGCCCCAAAAATACTTACTTGCCCCTGCCCTGCTTATAGGCCCTTAAAACCCACTTACTCTCCCCGCCCCGCTATAAAGGCCCCTTTAACCTACTACTCT
Encoded proteins:
- the LOC119569415 gene encoding extensin-like: MDTKVTIVYLVMVSVTLGYEYPAPAVQLSYDDYKAQEPSYSVPDETYEAPHPSYSPYAQVYKAPEPAYSVPVPAYEGPDPTYSAPAPAYKAPEPTYSAPSPALRAPKILTCPCPAY